The following proteins are co-located in the Hevea brasiliensis isolate MT/VB/25A 57/8 chromosome 11, ASM3005281v1, whole genome shotgun sequence genome:
- the LOC110671343 gene encoding leucine-rich repeat receptor-like serine/threonine-protein kinase BAM3, whose amino-acid sequence MAAAVKFAFFSSLLLLILTCSQSLSSHNFYLKRQASILVSIKQSFESYDPFLISWNMSNYLLLCSWAGIRCDDMNRSVVSLDISNSNISGSLSPLITELRSLVNLSLTGNSISGEFPREIRKLPRLQFLNISDNQFSGELDWDFSQLKELQVLDVYDNNFNGSLPLGVTQLAKLKHLDFGGNYFTGTIPASYGSMVQLNYLSVKGNDLRGFIPGELGNLTNLERLYLGYFNEFDGGIPHELGKLINLVHLDLANCSLEGPIPPELGNLNKLDTLFLQTNELSGSIPRELGNLSSIKSLDLSNNVLAGDIPLEFSGLQELTLLNLFLNKLHGEIPRFVTKLPKLEVLKLWRNNFTGAIPENLGENGRLIELDLSSNKLTGLVPRSLCLGRNLQILILRINFLFGPLPDDLGHCDTLTRVRLGQNYLTGSIPSGFLYLPELSLMELHSNYLSGRVPEQTSKLSSKLKQLNISDNRLSGPLPASIGNFSSLQILLLSGNQFAGEIPPEIGRLKNVLTLDMSRNNFSGNIPHEIGNCQMLTSLDLSQNQLSGPIPTQITQIHILNYLNVSWNHLNQGLPKEIGSMKSLTSADFSHNNFSGSMPEFGQYSLFNSSSFAGNPYLCSSYLIPCNKSSTSSLQFHDQNNSRIHVPGKFKLVFVLGLLACSLVFVVLAIIKARKIRRNSKSWKLTAFQKLEFGCEDILECVKENNIIGRGGAGIVYKGIMPNGEQVAVKKLMGISKGSSHDNGLSAEIQTLGRIRHRNIVRLLGFCSNKETNLLVYEYMSHGSLGEVLHGKRGGYLKWDTRLKIAIEAAKGLCYLHHDCSPLIIHRDVKSNNILLNSDFEAHVADFGLAKFLQDTGTSECMSAIAGSYGYIAPEYAYTLKVDEKSDVYSFGVVLLELIAGRRPVGDFGEEGLDIVQWTKLQTNSSKERVVNILDQRVTDIPLNEAMQVFFVAMLCVQEHSIERPTMREVVQMLAQAKQPNTFHMQ is encoded by the exons ATGGCTGCTGCTGTGAAATttgccttcttctcttctctacttctTTTGATTCTCACTTGTTCTCAATCACTTTCTTCACATAATTTCTACCTCAAGAGGCAAGCTTCAATCCTTGTTTCTATTAAACAATCTTTTGAATCCTATGATCCTTTCCTCATTTCCTGGAATATGTCAAACTACTTGCTTCTTTGCTCTTGGGCTGGCATCCGTTGCGACGATATGAACAGATCAGTAGTTTCTTTAGATATATCAAATTCCAATATCTCTGGCTCTCTCTCACCTCTCATCACTGAACTTCGAAGTCTTGTCAATCTTTCTCTCACTGGAAACAGCATCTCCGGCGAGTTCCCACGAGAAATTCGCAAGCTTCCAAGGCTTCAATTCCTGAACATTTCTGATAATCAATTCAGTGGAGAGCTGGACTGGGACTTCTCTCAGTTGAAAGAGCTTCAAGTGCTGGATGTTTATGATAACAACTTCAATGGTTCACTTCCACTTGGTGTAACTCAACTCGCCAAGCTGAAACACTTGGATTTTGGCGGGAATTACTTTACAGGAACTATCCCTGCGAGCTATGGAAGTATGGTGCAGCTGAATTATCTTTCAGTCAAGGGAAACGATTTGCGTGGTTTTATACCTGGCGAGCTTGGTAATCTTACTAATCTTGAGCGGCTCTACTTAGGTTATTTCAATGAATTTGATGGTGGAATCCCTCATGAGTTGGGCAAATTAATCAATCTGGTTCATCTAGACCTTGCAAATTGCAGCTTAGAGGGTCCGATACCTCCAGAGTTGGGCAATCTTAACAAATTAGATACCCTTTTCTTGCAAACAAATGAGCTCTCTGGCTCGATTCCTCGGGAGCTGGGCAATTTGAGCAGCATCAAATCTCTGGATCTTTCAAACAATGTTCTAGCGGGAGATATACCACTTGAATTTTCAGGGCTTCAAGAACTCACTCTACTGAACCTATTCCTTAACAAGCTTCACGGAGAAATCCCCCGTTTTGTCACAAAGCTACCAAAGTTGGAAGTCCTGAAGCTTTGGCGCAATAATTTCACAGGAGCTATTCCTGAAAACCTTGGAGAAAACGGCAGATTAATTGAACTTGATCTCTCAAGCAATAAGCTTACTGGATTAGTCCCCAGATCACTCTGCTTAGGAAGGAACCTGCAGATTCTCATTTTGCGGATCAACTTTCTGTTTGGGCCTCTGCCTGATGATCTTGGCCACTGCGACACACTAACAAGAGTTAGATTGGGGCAGAATTACCTGACAGGATCAATTCCAAGTGGGTTTCTTTACTTGCCAGAGTTATCACTCATGGAGCTGCACAGCAATTATCTGAGCGGACGAGTTCCAGAGCAAACCAGTAAGCTATCCTCAAAACTTAAGCAGCTGAATATTTCAGACAATCGTTTATCTGGGCCACTTCCTGCATCTATAGGAAATTTCTCTAGCCTGCAGATTCTTCTATTGAGTGGAAACCAATTCGCAGGGGAAATTCCACCTGAAATAGGTCGATTGAAAAATGTCCTAACTTTGGATATGAGTAGAAACAACTTTTCAGGAAATATTCCCCATGAGATTGGTAATTGTCAAATGCTGACTTCCTTAGATTTGAGCCAAAACCAACTGTCAGGTCCAATCCCAACTCAGATCACTCAAATTCACATATTAAACTACTTGAATGTCTCCTGGAACCACTTGAACCAGGGCCTTCCTAAGGAAATTGGGTCCATGAAAAGCCTAACCTCTGCAGATTTCTCCCATAATAACTTCTCTGGTTCCATGCCCGAATTTGGACAGTATTCATTATTTAACTCCTCATCTTTTGCTGGTAATCCTTACCTGTGTAGCTCATACTTGATTCCTTGCAACAAATCCTCCACCTCTTCATTACAATTCCATGACCAAAACAACTCCAGGATACATGTCCCTGGAAAATTCAAACTTGTTTTTGTTCTAGGACTATTAGCATGTTCATTGGTATTTGTTGTTTTGGCAATCATCAAGGCTCGAAAGATACGAAGAAACTCGAAAAGTTGGAAGCTCACAGCATTCCAAAAGCTGGAATTCGGATGTGAAGACATACTAGAATGTGTCAAGGAAAACAACATCATAGGTAGAGGAGGAGCTGGGATTGTGTATAAAGGGATAATGCCAAATGGAGAACAAGTAGCAGTGAAGAAATTGATGGGAATAAGCAAAGGGTCATCTCATGACAATGGTCTCTCAGCAGAAATACAAACATTAGGCAGAATTAGACACAGGAACATTGTGAGATTGCTGGGATTTTGTTCCAATAAAGAGACAAATCTATTAGTCTATGAGTATATGTCACATGGAAGCTTAGGTGAAGTTCTTCATGGGAAGAGAGGAGGGTATCTCAAGTGGGATACCAGGTTGAAAATTGCCATTGAAGCTGCAAAAGGGCTATGTTACTTGCACCATGACTGCTCCCCTCTAATTATCCACAGGGATGTCAAATCGAATAACATTTTGCTAAACTCAGATTTTGAAGCTCATGTAGCTGATTTTGGACTTGCCAAGTTCTTGCAAGATACCGGAACTTCAGAATGCATGTCTGCAATTGCTGGCTCCTATGGCTATATTGCCCCAG AGTATGCATACACCTTGAAAGTGGATGAGAAGAGTGATGTGTACAGCTTTGGAGTGGTACTGCTAGAGCTAATCGCAGGAAGGAGACCTGTGGGTGACTTTGGAGAAGAAGGACTAGACATTGTTCAATGGACCAAATTACAAACCAACTCAAGCAAAGAAAGAGTGGTTAACATATTGGATCAAAGGGTCACTGATATTCCACTAAATGAAGCAATGCAGGTCTTCTTTGTAGCTATGCTGTGCGTTCAAGAACACAGTATAGAGAGGCCAACCATGAGAGAAGTTGTGCAAATGCTTGCACAAGCTAAGCAACCCAATACATTCCACATGCAGTAG